One stretch of Gambusia affinis linkage group LG05, SWU_Gaff_1.0, whole genome shotgun sequence DNA includes these proteins:
- the ptpn3 gene encoding tyrosine-protein phosphatase non-receptor type 3 isoform X1 — MPKPDLLCLVQLLDGTIETFRVSKQDEGLVLLDLVFNHLGLQEKRLFSLQIRESSTAIASITANTLSPRWLEPEKPFKKQIKGLASPFYLNFRVRFFISDPNSLQHEQTRHLYFLQIRSDIREGRLQCPLSAAVVLASYAVQSEMGDHCPSRQPGYLSKCHFIPEQDGDFLSKVEDLHPQHKGLKQSEAELCFLNTARTLELYGVELHAATDTNNTPLMVGLASSGVAMFCNMICSSFFPWGNIIKISYKRRRFIVHLKRKHGETQDCEVSLNLPCPKTCKNLWRSCVDHHSFFSSSRTAKSPKYNNSTVKGYKQLITQHLGLTNSKTEEGPVCQKVVGGMVWNPVLRRSISSERLETMSLPSRSPPSTPNWRSPRVRHEIRKPRPSSVELSTDLKDMSEGEDVFYTYRASVGSSKDSEGDASPHHFSGPNSQGSGEGLLQAEDSIGEEDGPFHNNKDALGDGDLMLICITPDHEGKFGFNVKGGVDQKMPLSISHVKPDSPAGRSEPRLQEGDLVLLINGRDISEHTHDQVVMYIRASRESHSRQLALLIRRKGPGRVMPQLQLSFAALSLTIPPQENKPQSPGQLERVSTLEESMKQLERGIQSGTLSFHFENLYKRKPGLSLSCARQPENQEKNRYRDVLPYDDTRVVLLGKEDYINASHITMAPPESGVCLRYIAAQGPLPQTCTHFWQTVWEQQTHTIIMLTTLTERGRTKCHQYWPHPPEVKDYGHLSVKCHSEECNLAYVTRQFTLRHKKLAEEFSVTHLQYVAWPDHGVPDDPSDFLLFIGSVRERRKATEPLMVHCSAGIGRTGVLITMETALGLIDAGRPVFPLDIVKTLRDQRAMMVQTTCQFQFMCEAVLRVYKEKEEKSKAP; from the exons ATGCCAAAGCCGGACCTGCTCTGCCTCGTTCAGCTGCTGGACGGCACCATCGAGACCTTCAGAGTCAGC AAGCAGGATGAAGGcttggttctgttggacctggTATTCAACCACCTGGGCCTGCAGGAGAAGCGGCTCTTCAGTCTTCAGATCAGAGAGTCCAGCACCGCCATCGCCTCCATCACGGCCAACACGCTCTCTCCT cGATGGTTAGAGCCAGAGAAGCCCTTCAAGAAGCAGATAAAAG GTCTCGCCTCCCCCTTTTATCTGAACTTCAGAGTGCGGTTCTTCATCTCTGATCCCAACTCTCTGCAGCATGAGCAGACCAG GCACCTGTACTTCCTCCAGATCAGGAGCGACATCAGGGAAGGACG GTTGCAGTGCCCGCTGAGTGCAGCTGTAGTGCTGGCTTCATATGCTGTGCAGT CGGAGATGGGGGATCACTGTCCATCCAGGCAGCCGGGGTACCTCTCAAAATGCCACTTCATTCCCGAACAGGATGGAGACTTTCTGTCTAAAGTGGAGGACCTGCATCCGCAGCACAA GGGGCTTAAGCAGAGCGAGGCGGAGCTGTGTTTTCTCAACACTGCACGGACGCTGGAGCTGTACGGAGTGGAGCTGCATGCTGCCACG GACACCAACAACACGCCTCTAATGGTGGGTTTGGCCTCCAGTGGTGTTGCAATGTTCTGTAATATGATTTGCTCCAGTTTCTTCCCCTG GGGGAACATCATCAAGATCTCTTATAAGAGGAGACGCTTCATTGTTCACCTAAAACGTAAACAT GGGGAAACCCAAGACTGTGAGGTGTCTCTAAACCTGCCCTGCCCCAAGACGTGTAAGAACTTATGGCGGTCCTGTGTGGATCACcactccttcttctcctccagcCGGACGGCTAAGAGCCCCAAATACAACAACAGCACAGTTAAGGGCTACAAGCAGCTCATAACGCAGCACCTGGGCCTAACCAACAGTAAAACCGAGGA AGGTCCGGTGTGTCAGAAGGTCGTAGGGGGGATGGTGTGGAACCCGGTTCTGCGGAGGTCTATTTCGTCAGAGCGTCTTGAGACCATGAGTCTGCCCTCCAGATCGCCGCCCTCAACCCCCAACTG GAGAAGTCCCCGGGTTCGCCATGAGATCAGAAAGCCTCGTCCGTCATCGGTGGAGCTCAGCACGGACCTGAAAGACATGTCAGAGGGGGAGGACGTCTTCTACACGTACAGGGCCTCTGTGGGCAGCAGCAAGGACAGCGAAGGAGACGCATCGCCTCATCA CTTTTCTGGTCCTAACAGTCAAGGATCTGGTGAGGGTTTGTTGCAGGCTGAAGACAGCATCGGGGAAGAAGACGGCCCGTTCCACAACaacaag GATGCTCTTGGTGATGGCGACCTGATGCTGATATGCATCACTCCAGACCACGAGGGGAAATTTGGCTTTAATGTGAAA GGAGGAGTGGACCAGAAGATGCCTCTGTCCATATCTCACGTTAAGCCGGACTCCCCG gCCGGTCGATCTGAACCCAGACTGCAGGAGGGCGACCTGGTCCTGCTCATCAACGGTCGGGACATTTCTGAACACACACACGACCAGGTCGTCATGTACATCCGAGCCAGCCGAGAGTCGCACTCCAGGCAGCTGGCTCTGCTCATAAGACGCAAAG GTCCAGGCCGGGTCATgcctcagctgcagctgtcatTCGCCGCCCTCTCGCTCACCATCCCACCACAGGAAAACAAGCCTCAGTCACCGGGTCAGCTGGAGCGGGTCAGCACGTTGGAGGAATCCATGAAGCAGCTAGAGAGAGGGATACAGTCTGGCACGCTGTCCTTCCATTTTGAG AATTTATACAAGAGGAAGCCTGGTCTGTCCCTAAGCTGTGCACGGCAACCCGAGAACCAGGAAAAGAATCGCTACAGAGACGTTTTGCCTT ACGACGACACCCGAGTGGTGCTGCTGGGGAAGGAAGACTACATCAACGCCAGCCACATCACG ATGGCACCCCCTGAGTCTGGAGTGTGTTTACGTTACATTGCAGCTCAAGGTCCACTTCCACAGACCTGCACTCACTTTTGGCAAACTGTATGGGAGCAACAGACGCACACCATCATCATGCTTACAACTCTAACAGAGAGGGGACGG ACCAAGTGCCACCAGTACTGGCCGCATCCGCCGGAGGTGAAGGATTACGGCCACCTGTCAGTGAAGTGCCACTCAGAGGAGTGCAACCTGGCGTACGTGACGAGGCAGTTCACTCTGAGGCACAAAAAG TTAGCTGAAGAGTTTTCAGTCACACACCTGCAGTACGTCGCGTGGCCGGACCACGGCGTACCCGACGACCCCTCGGACTTCCTGCTCTTCATCGGCTCGgtgagggagaggaggaaagCCACAGAGCCGCTGATGGTTCACTGCAG TGCTGGGATTGGGCGGACAGGTGTCCTGATCACCATGGAGACGGCGCTGGGCCTCATAGACGCAGGTCGGCCGGTTTTCCCGCTGGACATTGTGAAAACACTAAGAGACCAGCGAGCCATGATGGTTCAGACCACG TGTCAGTTCCAGTTCATGTGCGAAGCCGTTCTTCGAGTctacaaagagaaagaggagaaatcCAAAGCACCGTAA
- the ptpn3 gene encoding tyrosine-protein phosphatase non-receptor type 3 isoform X2 yields MPKPDLLCLVQLLDGTIETFRVSKQDEGLVLLDLVFNHLGLQEKRLFSLQIRESSTAIASITANTLSPRWLEPEKPFKKQIKGLASPFYLNFRVRFFISDPNSLQHEQTRHLYFLQIRSDIREGRLQCPLSAAVVLASYAVQSEMGDHCPSRQPGYLSKCHFIPEQDGDFLSKVEDLHPQHKGLKQSEAELCFLNTARTLELYGVELHAATDTNNTPLMVGLASSGVAMFCNMICSSFFPWGNIIKISYKRRRFIVHLKRKHGETQDCEVSLNLPCPKTCKNLWRSCVDHHSFFSSSRTAKSPKYNNSTVKGYKQLITQHLGLTNSKTEEGPVCQKVVGGMVWNPVLRRSISSERLETMSLPSRSPPSTPNWRSPRVRHEIRKPRPSSVELSTDLKDMSEGEDVFYTYRASVGSSKDSEGDASPHHFSGPNSQGSGEGLLQAEDSIGEEDGPFHNNKDALGDGDLMLICITPDHEGKFGFNVKGGVDQKMPLSISHVKPDSPAGRSEPRLQEGDLVLLINGRDISEHTHDQVVMYIRASRESHSRQLALLIRRKGPGRVMPQLQLSFAALSLTIPPQENKPQSPGQLERVSTLEESMKQLERGIQSGTLSFHFENLYKRKPGLSLSCARQPENQEKNRYRDVLPYDDTRVVLLGKEDYINASHITTKCHQYWPHPPEVKDYGHLSVKCHSEECNLAYVTRQFTLRHKKLAEEFSVTHLQYVAWPDHGVPDDPSDFLLFIGSVRERRKATEPLMVHCSAGIGRTGVLITMETALGLIDAGRPVFPLDIVKTLRDQRAMMVQTTCQFQFMCEAVLRVYKEKEEKSKAP; encoded by the exons ATGCCAAAGCCGGACCTGCTCTGCCTCGTTCAGCTGCTGGACGGCACCATCGAGACCTTCAGAGTCAGC AAGCAGGATGAAGGcttggttctgttggacctggTATTCAACCACCTGGGCCTGCAGGAGAAGCGGCTCTTCAGTCTTCAGATCAGAGAGTCCAGCACCGCCATCGCCTCCATCACGGCCAACACGCTCTCTCCT cGATGGTTAGAGCCAGAGAAGCCCTTCAAGAAGCAGATAAAAG GTCTCGCCTCCCCCTTTTATCTGAACTTCAGAGTGCGGTTCTTCATCTCTGATCCCAACTCTCTGCAGCATGAGCAGACCAG GCACCTGTACTTCCTCCAGATCAGGAGCGACATCAGGGAAGGACG GTTGCAGTGCCCGCTGAGTGCAGCTGTAGTGCTGGCTTCATATGCTGTGCAGT CGGAGATGGGGGATCACTGTCCATCCAGGCAGCCGGGGTACCTCTCAAAATGCCACTTCATTCCCGAACAGGATGGAGACTTTCTGTCTAAAGTGGAGGACCTGCATCCGCAGCACAA GGGGCTTAAGCAGAGCGAGGCGGAGCTGTGTTTTCTCAACACTGCACGGACGCTGGAGCTGTACGGAGTGGAGCTGCATGCTGCCACG GACACCAACAACACGCCTCTAATGGTGGGTTTGGCCTCCAGTGGTGTTGCAATGTTCTGTAATATGATTTGCTCCAGTTTCTTCCCCTG GGGGAACATCATCAAGATCTCTTATAAGAGGAGACGCTTCATTGTTCACCTAAAACGTAAACAT GGGGAAACCCAAGACTGTGAGGTGTCTCTAAACCTGCCCTGCCCCAAGACGTGTAAGAACTTATGGCGGTCCTGTGTGGATCACcactccttcttctcctccagcCGGACGGCTAAGAGCCCCAAATACAACAACAGCACAGTTAAGGGCTACAAGCAGCTCATAACGCAGCACCTGGGCCTAACCAACAGTAAAACCGAGGA AGGTCCGGTGTGTCAGAAGGTCGTAGGGGGGATGGTGTGGAACCCGGTTCTGCGGAGGTCTATTTCGTCAGAGCGTCTTGAGACCATGAGTCTGCCCTCCAGATCGCCGCCCTCAACCCCCAACTG GAGAAGTCCCCGGGTTCGCCATGAGATCAGAAAGCCTCGTCCGTCATCGGTGGAGCTCAGCACGGACCTGAAAGACATGTCAGAGGGGGAGGACGTCTTCTACACGTACAGGGCCTCTGTGGGCAGCAGCAAGGACAGCGAAGGAGACGCATCGCCTCATCA CTTTTCTGGTCCTAACAGTCAAGGATCTGGTGAGGGTTTGTTGCAGGCTGAAGACAGCATCGGGGAAGAAGACGGCCCGTTCCACAACaacaag GATGCTCTTGGTGATGGCGACCTGATGCTGATATGCATCACTCCAGACCACGAGGGGAAATTTGGCTTTAATGTGAAA GGAGGAGTGGACCAGAAGATGCCTCTGTCCATATCTCACGTTAAGCCGGACTCCCCG gCCGGTCGATCTGAACCCAGACTGCAGGAGGGCGACCTGGTCCTGCTCATCAACGGTCGGGACATTTCTGAACACACACACGACCAGGTCGTCATGTACATCCGAGCCAGCCGAGAGTCGCACTCCAGGCAGCTGGCTCTGCTCATAAGACGCAAAG GTCCAGGCCGGGTCATgcctcagctgcagctgtcatTCGCCGCCCTCTCGCTCACCATCCCACCACAGGAAAACAAGCCTCAGTCACCGGGTCAGCTGGAGCGGGTCAGCACGTTGGAGGAATCCATGAAGCAGCTAGAGAGAGGGATACAGTCTGGCACGCTGTCCTTCCATTTTGAG AATTTATACAAGAGGAAGCCTGGTCTGTCCCTAAGCTGTGCACGGCAACCCGAGAACCAGGAAAAGAATCGCTACAGAGACGTTTTGCCTT ACGACGACACCCGAGTGGTGCTGCTGGGGAAGGAAGACTACATCAACGCCAGCCACATCACG ACCAAGTGCCACCAGTACTGGCCGCATCCGCCGGAGGTGAAGGATTACGGCCACCTGTCAGTGAAGTGCCACTCAGAGGAGTGCAACCTGGCGTACGTGACGAGGCAGTTCACTCTGAGGCACAAAAAG TTAGCTGAAGAGTTTTCAGTCACACACCTGCAGTACGTCGCGTGGCCGGACCACGGCGTACCCGACGACCCCTCGGACTTCCTGCTCTTCATCGGCTCGgtgagggagaggaggaaagCCACAGAGCCGCTGATGGTTCACTGCAG TGCTGGGATTGGGCGGACAGGTGTCCTGATCACCATGGAGACGGCGCTGGGCCTCATAGACGCAGGTCGGCCGGTTTTCCCGCTGGACATTGTGAAAACACTAAGAGACCAGCGAGCCATGATGGTTCAGACCACG TGTCAGTTCCAGTTCATGTGCGAAGCCGTTCTTCGAGTctacaaagagaaagaggagaaatcCAAAGCACCGTAA